CTAGAAGGGCAATTATTCAATTAATAGAAATTGAATTCTATTAACATAAGCTTGGAAGCAGATCCTTATCTAATTGGGCCTTGAGATGTGATCATGACCCTTACTCACATTGAATACGGCTTTCATGAGAACTGAGCTGAATCTCAGTAAAGCTGAGGCCAGACCTTGAGAAACCATGGTCCAGGAGGCATGTGCTATATTGGGCTGATAAATTTGTAATATTGATACGCAGCAATGAATAGCGTATTGCTATTTGTTTTCTAGTCGTCTTGTCCATCTGGTTACAGGAGTGCCCTAAGCCTCTCTGTCCTTGTCAAATCCCTGAAGTCTTAGCAGGGCACACCACACCCTCATGCTGGAAATTCATGTCCCACAGCCGAGACATTGACCTCAACACCTAACTACTGCTGGCAGGAATTCTGAAGAGTGGCAGTTGAGCCACGAGCCTAAGATCTTGCATCTCCACTGTTCTGAGGAGGCCCTCCAGATGGCACTGGGTTTCAGGCCATTCCGACTGTGTCCCTTACTGGTGAGCTCTTTGGTGTCTGATCTCCAGGTCATTCTCTGGGGAGTGAAAAGTTTCATAAAAATTGTGTTCTGGAATGGAGAGCAATGCCAATTCAGTCTCTATAGGACTTTAAGTTTGCTTCCTTTACTTAAAACTAGTTATGCACGAACACATTCTCATAGTTAAAAGGGGTATTCTTAGCTTATCTCGGAAATTGCCTTTAAGTCCTACTCTGGAAACTGGGTCATTTTAGCTTCACCTGAAGTCAGCCTCCTAGTCAGCTTGGTCACGTCCCCCTATGCTCTTAGGCATTCgcttatgtgtgtctgtgggataAGGGATGCTTTAAATCATTAAAGAGGTGAGCTGTACTTCCTTATTTGTAAACTAGTTTGGGGACTCAAGTATCTTGGGGATCCTTCCATGCTGATTCCTGTAGTCCCTTCTGTGTGCACTTAGCtgtacatgcatgcgtgtgttcacatgtggaagccagaccTCAGGAAGCCATCCATCTTTCTCCCTGGTCAGGAACCCATTACTTGGCTAGACTTGGGCAggaatctgcttgtctctgcctccctaacaTTGGCATTACGAGTGTTTGCCACCACACTCACCTTTCATTCTCCTTTATGCCATACGTTATTCCCTAGCGCTGCTGAGCATTTATGTGGCATCTACTTGTTCCTTTATGATACAATTTACCTCTTAGGGTATACACGTTTTCAGTGAGCTCATAGGGGAAGAACGGCTGGGCCACGGGATAGGATTTGAATTTGAAACTGGTGGATTCTCAGGTGCCTGTATCAATCCTCAGGTTCACCAGCTGTCCATCACCTAGCATGAGGTTTAGGGCTAATGTTTAATTAGTAACCGACTATTCCAATTCTACTGACAAGCCCGCAGTTAAAATGCCACCTTTATCACATTAAATGCTCTCCCGTGTCCAACATAGGCCATTTGTGAGTTCCAGCTCTGTTGAGCCTATCAGCACCACACACTTTGACTTGATTATCTTCCTGGCTCCATAAGAGCCCCATGTCTGTTTAAAGCAGCTTCCCCCTGACATGGGGCAACACCTCTATTTCCAGTGTCCACTCCAGCTTGGGAAAACGTCTTGCCCTTGAACTCGGCTGGGAAGTAAGGGAATGTCATTCTTATCATCACCTCACCCCTCCTCCTTTGGTCTTTACCCCTACAAGAAATCCGCCCAGACATCAGCTAATGTAACTGCTGTTTATTAGAAAGAGCAGAAGAGACAGAACGCAGGCCCTTGGGATGGAACGGCCAAGCGAGCAGCAGGAGCAGCGTCCCTGGCTCAGCATAAGCACTTGTTGCCCCATTTGGCCATTTTGTTGTTGATTGGCATTTTGAAGAAGCGGTCACACTGCAGGAATGCAGCAATTTTCTCCAAAGCCTGAAGGAACAGCATACCAGGCCTCATTAGGACTCCACTCCCGCCTAGCAGACCCACACCGAGAAACAGTGGCATTCACATGCTGCCTTCACTTAGTTCTTTCAGCTGTTGCTTAGCAACCCAGAGGCACCTACTGACTCCTTTAGGCAGAAGTACAATGGGGCCTGTGCTTTTTCTGTGAGAAAGGGACATGGAAATCACCTCAAAACGGCACATGAAAGCCTTCAGATTTGGGAACTCATCCAGGCACTTGGGCTCAAACATCCGGTTCTGGTCCAGGACATCATAGGTGAGGAAGTCCACAAAGGTAAGCTAGAAGGAGGACAATGAGATGTCAGGCCTGAGGAATGAATCAGGACCTGCAGAGACAGGCGGGCTCCTCTCCTGTGTCCCCTTCCTACCTTTTCCCCTGCAAACCATGAGCACTTCCCCAGGAACAAGGAGAATTGCTTCAGCTGTGCAGGGAGCTGCTCCAAGTACTGAGGCTTCAGGCTTTCCTAGGAGGGGAAAGAACAATGCTGTTCTTGGATGGATACGATGGTTCGACGGGGGTGACCAGAGTTTGATTTCCAGGTCCACATTAATGCTGTCTTTGGACTCTGGACACATtgtgttcattctctctctctctctctctctctctctctctctctctctctctctctctctctctctctcacacatacacacacacacacacacacacacacaaatagctgACAGCTGTAGTCGGGGCCTGGCCCAGTGATGGACATAGCGGACCTTTCTCTAGGCAGTTTCTTACCGCCTTTACTTGGAGGAGGCAGGATGGGGAGCTACCTTTGGAAAGGAAGAGACACTAATAATGCCGGAAttacacaacaaaacaaaccaaaaaataaaacctgtttcTAATCCTTACAGATTGGGTCAATGAAAAGATGGCGACCACAGAAGGGAGCCGAGCCAGTTCTTAGCACATTTGCCTGAAACCCAGCACGGCTGATTCCTGGTAAAGCAACTCACGTGGTCAGAATTGTAGCAGAGCCGAACCAGCTGCATGCGGAAGTCCATTATCTGGTTCTCCATGATGTCCACTCTTATCTTCTCTTCTTCAGTCTCCCCACCTGTAGGTCAGACGACAACAAGTCACCCTCGGGATTACCCACCTCGGGCCTCGGCCTCGGCTCTCTCACATCAGCGCTGGGCCACTCACACATGTTGTGCTTGCGCGCGATGTACCGCAAGATGGCGTTACTCTGGGTGATCTTGTTCTTCCCGTCCATAAGGTAGGGCAGCTGGAAGGAAACCGGGACATAGTTCCACTCTTCAGGAACAGAGACTTGCAAGGCAGTAAACATGAGATAACAGAAGCTCGGAGAAAGAAAATAGCTAGCTAGCACTCGGTCCCCAGCTGATTCTAGACTTCTAGACAAGCGCGTGAGATTCTGTGTGTCAGTGAGAATGTATGCGTGGCATGTCGACTTTCTCGGAATACTTTTTATAAGCaaactgtaaatattttatattttaaagtaaaactaAGAGTAGTGTGTTTATGGATACATTAAAGAGCATTTAACAACCATGACACTTAAGAAGATACTGGGACAGATCGAGGAGATTTCTATCAGTGACAAAGTCACACCCCTGGGCTAAGTAATTAATGTCTCTTATAGCCTGtctttttgagagagaaaaatgttAGTGTTTGATAGTCGTTCGTGGGAGTTAAAATGTTGCTCTCCCCCTGTTCAATGGTCTTTGAATTCTATCCATTCTCTCCATCTGAAAAGCCTCTATTCTAGATTCTCCCAAACCAGAGACGAAGTAAAAGACTGATAGGCAGGTGGCCTTCCCTTCTGCCCACTCCTCCAAAGCCACCTACGTTAGGAAAATCCAGATCTAGCTTGAATTTCACGTCCAGCCATTGGCTCCTATCATAGTCGGGAGCTGTAAGAGAAAAGTGGAACCCAACTCCCTTACCAGCCAAGCCGAGAAATGACTTAGTCCTGATACCTCAAGTTCCCAATCCCCAAAACCTACGTATTAAGATTTGATTGGGCAGCAAGAGAAAATCCCATGACTGAGCTTCTCTTGACACAGTTCCCAGTTGACTGGAGCAGGGGACCCATACCACCTCGGTGTAGTGTTCCTCCCTGGGTGAAAGACAACTGGAGGGCCACCCTGGCCCAGTGCAGGGAGCCACCGGCACCCACAGACATTACCTTCCCCACACGTATACCGTTTCTCCTCATAGCTGGTATCAGTATACTCCAGGAGCATGCGGATGGCATGAGCCAGCtaaaggtggggagggggaggatggagaaggTCCCCGGTCAGCGCGCCTGCGCGGTTGCCACTCGCTCCCAACCCCCGCCCGTCAACGTTCCCAGCCCAACGCTGCGAAGTCCCTGTAACGTGTTAAAAGTTGTAGGGCGGGGAAAGTTGTCGTTAAACAGCCCCTTCGCTCTGGCCCCGAAATGTCcggtctcctcctctccccacggGCCTGGGGACCCCACAGGCTGGCCGGAGGTAGGCCTCGGAGGGCAGCTCAGCTGATCCTGGTCACAGCTGGGAGGCCCCCTCCGCACTGGCTGCAGCCCACCGACACCGCCAGCATCTCTGTCCCAGCAGCTGGGCTGGCGAGGAGCCACTCACCCCGCGGATATCCCAGTAACCCAGAACCATAGACGATTTAGTCGACATGTTGAAAGATCTGAGCCCCTGCGAGGATTTGCGAAGGCTTGCGGGCGCCCAACTTTATACTAGACGCTGTGGGCGGGGCCACTGTGATCGGACTGGCTCCTCCTTCCTCGCCCCCCTGCTCCACCCGCCTTTCGCGT
The nucleotide sequence above comes from Microtus pennsylvanicus isolate mMicPen1 chromosome 7, mMicPen1.hap1, whole genome shotgun sequence. Encoded proteins:
- the Gstm3 gene encoding glutathione S-transferase Mu 3 — translated: MSTKSSMVLGYWDIRGLAHAIRMLLEYTDTSYEEKRYTCGEAPDYDRSQWLDVKFKLDLDFPNLPYLMDGKNKITQSNAILRYIARKHNMCGETEEEKIRVDIMENQIMDFRMQLVRLCYNSDHESLKPQYLEQLPAQLKQFSLFLGKCSWFAGEKLTFVDFLTYDVLDQNRMFEPKCLDEFPNLKAFMCRFEALEKIAAFLQCDRFFKMPINNKMAKWGNKCLC